In Ruminiclostridium papyrosolvens DSM 2782, the following proteins share a genomic window:
- the avs2 gene encoding AVAST type 2 anti-phage system protein Avs2: protein MSIDWNALRIWDGSQQTAFEELCCQLARHEDIPHGLEFVRKGTPDAGVECYWKLKNEDEWGWQSKFFTKTPEATQWKELDESITTVLRKHPKLKKYYICIPLDRADPRIEKQKWFMDKWDEKVALWKKQAQDCGMEVGFEYWGTSEIFDRLSKEEHRGRYLFWFNKEQFSLEWFKSRLQETIANVGPRYTPELNVKLPIAKIFGALGCTDEFINEVKNLCGNCLKQFHKLSSTKVRTLCPQKYDELTAKAGKIVEVKDKIDRIKANAIDWTTFTTTLEEMIELVDSTNRDIQLLEIEEKKAEEKKGTVQKYDSEYHYVYQFRKKLYEFSDFITDCKANLTNLRTLLLLGDAGSGKTHLLCDVAESRLLVGLPSILLLGGHFFNEEPWSQVLKLLDVKSSKDEFLSILNTVGETRQCKVLLIIDALNEGEGRKFWQKHIAGFIESIKKYEWLCLAVSVRSTYEMAIIPDHLDMKSLIRVYHNGFSDIEYEATNQFFAYYGIHKPSMPLLVPEFKNPLFLKLFCISIKNRGADTVPNGIEGLNRIFNFYIDSVNLKLSKEEYLNVNPKSNFIRKAIDKIADAMADTNLYYLPIESAMDIADSICHKEEFERSLYRYLISEGVLSEDRVRTKDKDWIDVTRFSYERFTDFMVVKRLIEKLYKKESGEFDTEVLKERYLKDEYAAWRHKGIVESLFVQLPEATGKELIELLPECSSYESVVDAFIESFIWRNPDYFSDKTTDYINKYIMCYKESRNNFINSLLLISSNETHPFNAERLHGFLWDMDMAVRDSWWTIFLYDHYGEKKAVDRLLDWGLSNADKSYISDKSIELISVSLSWFLTSSNRFLRDNATKALVNILTDRINVVNNLLKRFNGVNDPYVLERLYAVAYGCALRSNNPEQISVLAKCIYELVFNNKEEVYPNVLLRDYARGIVECAITKGDLEGVVAEEIRPPYKSKLSLKMPSNKIFSKYTETDEFKSQEDWTKHSLYDSIMGFGDFARYVIGTNNNLSNWSKIKISEPDPVTLKDKYNDFVKSLDECEIAAWEKFEKARHELDLDDIFEKYLGEKKKHKVPKKTLKQNYIAAGKDFIGILSTEKLKVYNEYIKSYLDTGEAEKVAYIGLEFIQAWIFKKVLEMGWSVEKFGQFDSYVNRYSNNGRGANKPERIGKKYQWIALYEILARLSDNYKYIDEWDEAKRRYEGPWQLSYIRNIDPSCTLKKTYRNSRKNCWAMPIQYNSWQESESDESWLKDIKDLPDEKMAIEVTNLDENSDWFVLDNHFNWEEETPLDKERYEKPTKQLWYMIKSYIIKKEDSEKFYEWATQQNFMGRWMPEPRDVTDLFLGEFYRSPAYNYLIRNEQEIWVENYRKELPCKVMVPVIDYLHEEGVYDCSLEESIRITLPTREIAEKMELKWNGKDYKYYSNEGKVIFQDPSVDNEAPNSLLVRKEDFLKFLDQNGYDVIWTLLGEKNIIHSHNRNEIGRLEISGVYRYIDGKVEGNRNVVFNDFRK, encoded by the coding sequence TTGTCTATAGATTGGAATGCTTTGAGGATATGGGACGGGTCACAGCAAACTGCATTTGAAGAATTATGCTGTCAGCTTGCAAGACATGAAGATATTCCGCATGGGTTAGAATTTGTTAGGAAAGGTACTCCTGATGCAGGCGTTGAATGTTACTGGAAACTAAAAAATGAAGACGAATGGGGCTGGCAATCAAAGTTTTTTACAAAAACGCCTGAAGCTACCCAATGGAAGGAACTTGATGAATCTATTACGACAGTTTTAAGAAAGCATCCGAAACTTAAGAAATATTATATTTGCATACCTTTAGATAGAGCTGACCCAAGGATTGAAAAGCAAAAGTGGTTTATGGATAAATGGGATGAAAAAGTTGCTTTGTGGAAGAAACAGGCTCAAGATTGCGGTATGGAAGTCGGCTTTGAATATTGGGGGACTTCAGAAATATTTGACCGACTTTCTAAAGAAGAACACAGGGGAAGGTATCTTTTTTGGTTCAATAAAGAGCAGTTTAGTCTGGAATGGTTTAAGAGTAGATTGCAAGAGACGATTGCAAATGTAGGTCCAAGATATACACCTGAACTTAACGTAAAACTTCCTATAGCTAAAATATTTGGTGCATTAGGTTGCACTGATGAATTCATAAATGAAGTGAAAAACTTATGCGGTAATTGTTTAAAACAATTTCATAAATTATCATCAACAAAAGTTAGAACTCTCTGTCCCCAAAAGTATGATGAGTTAACCGCAAAAGCAGGAAAAATAGTTGAAGTAAAAGATAAGATTGATAGAATTAAAGCAAATGCTATAGATTGGACAACCTTTACTACAACACTTGAAGAAATGATAGAGCTTGTTGATAGCACGAACAGAGATATTCAGCTCTTGGAAATAGAAGAGAAAAAAGCTGAAGAAAAAAAAGGCACTGTCCAAAAATATGATTCTGAATATCATTACGTATATCAATTTAGAAAAAAGTTATATGAATTTTCAGATTTCATTACAGACTGTAAAGCAAATCTCACAAACTTAAGAACGTTGCTGTTGCTCGGTGATGCAGGTTCAGGCAAAACCCATTTACTTTGTGATGTCGCAGAAAGTAGACTTTTAGTAGGACTGCCATCAATTTTACTATTAGGGGGACATTTTTTCAATGAGGAACCTTGGTCGCAGGTATTAAAGCTACTGGATGTAAAGAGTAGTAAAGACGAATTTTTATCGATTCTCAATACAGTAGGAGAAACAAGACAATGCAAGGTCCTTTTAATAATTGATGCCCTTAATGAGGGGGAAGGACGGAAATTTTGGCAGAAGCATATTGCTGGATTCATTGAGAGTATAAAAAAATACGAATGGCTATGTTTGGCAGTCAGTGTAAGAAGTACTTACGAGATGGCAATTATTCCTGATCACCTTGACATGAAAAGCCTTATAAGAGTTTATCATAATGGCTTTAGTGATATTGAGTATGAGGCAACAAACCAATTTTTTGCTTACTATGGCATCCACAAACCCTCAATGCCGTTATTGGTACCTGAATTCAAGAATCCGCTTTTTCTCAAGTTATTCTGTATAAGCATAAAGAACAGAGGAGCGGATACAGTTCCAAATGGTATAGAAGGCTTGAATAGGATTTTTAACTTTTATATCGATTCTGTAAATTTGAAGCTTTCAAAAGAAGAATATCTAAATGTAAACCCGAAATCAAATTTTATAAGGAAAGCTATTGATAAGATAGCTGATGCAATGGCTGATACAAACTTGTATTATCTACCAATAGAATCTGCTATGGATATAGCCGATAGCATATGCCATAAGGAGGAATTTGAACGGTCGCTTTATAGGTACTTAATAAGTGAAGGAGTATTAAGTGAAGACAGGGTAAGAACAAAGGATAAGGATTGGATTGATGTTACGAGGTTTTCATATGAGAGGTTTACGGACTTTATGGTAGTTAAGCGTCTCATAGAAAAGCTGTATAAAAAAGAGTCAGGAGAATTTGATACAGAAGTATTAAAGGAACGGTATCTAAAAGATGAATATGCCGCCTGGAGGCATAAAGGTATAGTTGAGTCGTTGTTTGTACAATTGCCTGAAGCTACTGGAAAGGAGTTAATTGAATTATTACCAGAGTGCAGCAGCTATGAATCCGTAGTGGATGCGTTTATAGAAAGTTTTATATGGAGAAACCCCGATTATTTTAGTGATAAAACAACTGACTACATAAATAAATACATAATGTGCTATAAAGAAAGCAGAAACAACTTTATCAACTCCTTGCTATTAATTTCTTCAAATGAAACACACCCATTCAACGCAGAAAGACTACATGGATTCTTATGGGACATGGATATGGCAGTTAGGGATAGCTGGTGGACAATTTTTCTTTATGACCATTATGGTGAAAAGAAAGCGGTAGATAGACTTTTAGACTGGGGTCTCTCCAATGCTGATAAATCTTACATAAGTGATAAATCTATAGAATTAATTAGTGTAAGTCTTTCGTGGTTTCTTACTTCTTCTAATAGGTTTTTACGGGACAATGCAACAAAAGCTCTTGTAAATATACTGACTGATAGAATAAATGTAGTCAACAATCTTTTGAAAAGGTTTAATGGAGTTAATGATCCATATGTGCTTGAACGACTGTATGCTGTTGCTTATGGCTGTGCCTTAAGGAGTAATAATCCTGAACAAATATCGGTTCTTGCAAAATGTATTTATGAATTAGTTTTCAATAATAAGGAAGAAGTATATCCGAATGTTTTGTTAAGAGATTATGCAAGAGGAATTGTTGAATGTGCTATTACTAAAGGAGATTTAGAAGGTGTAGTCGCAGAAGAAATTAGACCTCCTTATAAAAGTAAATTATCCCTTAAGATGCCTTCTAATAAGATATTCTCAAAATATACAGAAACAGACGAATTTAAGTCACAAGAAGACTGGACAAAACATAGCTTATATGATTCAATAATGGGATTTGGAGACTTTGCAAGGTATGTAATCGGAACTAACAACAATTTGTCAAACTGGTCAAAAATTAAAATTAGTGAACCAGACCCAGTAACCTTAAAAGATAAGTACAATGATTTTGTAAAGTCACTTGATGAATGTGAAATAGCGGCATGGGAGAAGTTTGAAAAGGCAAGGCATGAGCTTGATTTGGATGACATTTTTGAGAAATATTTAGGTGAGAAAAAGAAACACAAAGTACCGAAAAAAACATTAAAGCAAAACTATATTGCGGCTGGAAAAGACTTCATAGGGATATTAAGCACAGAAAAACTGAAAGTTTATAATGAATATATAAAATCATATCTTGATACTGGAGAGGCAGAGAAAGTTGCGTATATAGGTTTAGAGTTTATTCAGGCATGGATTTTCAAAAAAGTGTTAGAAATGGGTTGGAGTGTTGAAAAATTTGGGCAATTTGATAGTTATGTTAACCGATACAGCAATAATGGAAGAGGAGCAAACAAACCAGAACGAATAGGAAAAAAGTATCAGTGGATTGCATTGTATGAAATTTTGGCTCGTTTGTCAGATAACTATAAATACATAGATGAATGGGATGAAGCTAAACGAAGATATGAAGGTCCCTGGCAACTATCTTATATTAGAAATATTGATCCTTCATGTACCTTAAAGAAAACTTACAGAAATTCGAGAAAAAATTGTTGGGCTATGCCAATACAATACAATTCATGGCAAGAAAGCGAAAGTGATGAATCTTGGTTAAAAGATATAAAGGACTTACCCGATGAAAAAATGGCTATAGAAGTTACAAACCTTGACGAGAATTCTGATTGGTTTGTTTTAGATAATCATTTTAACTGGGAAGAAGAAACTCCTCTGGACAAGGAACGATACGAAAAACCAACAAAACAGCTTTGGTATATGATAAAAAGTTATATTATAAAAAAGGAAGATTCAGAGAAGTTCTATGAATGGGCAACGCAGCAGAACTTTATGGGAAGATGGATGCCTGAACCAAGAGACGTTACTGATTTATTCTTGGGCGAATTTTATAGGTCACCAGCATACAATTATTTAATCCGTAATGAACAAGAGATTTGGGTAGAAAACTATAGGAAAGAACTTCCGTGTAAAGTTATGGTTCCTGTAATTGACTATCTCCATGAAGAAGGTGTATATGATTGCTCTTTAGAAGAAAGCATACGAATAACTCTTCCAACAAGGGAGATTGCAGAAAAGATGGAATTGAAATGGAATGGAAAAGACTATAAATATTATAGTAATGAAGGTAAAGTAATATTTCAAGATCCTTCAGTTGATAATGAAGCCCCAAACTCTCTTTTGGTAAGAAAGGAGGATTTCCTGAAATTCCTTGATCAAAATGGTTATGATGTTATTTGGACACTACTCGGAGAAAAAAATATCATACACTCACATAATCGAAATGAAATCGGCAGGTTAGAGATTAGCGGCGTTTATAGGTATATCGATGGAAAGGTTGAAGGAAATAGGAATGTTGTATTTAATGATTTTAGAAAATAA
- a CDS encoding tyrosine-type recombinase/integrase — translation MTIHDYFEDFINFLKAEKDASAFTIANYTSDFSIFSSFVESQGIKPTVDAITTPLLRKYTTFLKIDKKYEVETIRRKINSLRSFFSFLISQEYIDKNPMAPITAPKKPDRLPIYLKPDEIKLLISMPMKHSRDNKLRDKCIIETLVFTGLRRSELLSLNWQNIDFGSNTITVLNGKGKKQRVVPITEPLISDLWAYLQTRLPLHDNAVFISGNGTRLSTTPLNQLFRRYLKLAGLTGKGYTIHKLRHSYGTLLLQNGADLISIQSLMGHNDLNTTKIYTHVDMKHLKQEVKKFPLSI, via the coding sequence ATGACTATCCATGACTATTTCGAGGACTTTATCAATTTTCTTAAGGCTGAAAAGGATGCCTCCGCTTTTACTATCGCAAATTATACCTCTGACTTCAGCATCTTTTCAAGTTTTGTTGAGTCTCAAGGCATAAAACCTACGGTTGATGCCATTACGACTCCGCTGTTAAGAAAATACACTACTTTTCTAAAGATTGACAAGAAATATGAAGTTGAAACTATCCGCAGAAAGATCAATTCTCTACGTTCTTTTTTCAGCTTTCTAATCAGCCAGGAATACATAGATAAGAACCCGATGGCTCCAATTACAGCACCAAAGAAACCTGATCGTCTCCCCATCTACCTCAAGCCTGACGAAATAAAACTATTGATTTCAATGCCTATGAAGCATTCCCGTGATAATAAGCTACGGGATAAATGTATTATCGAAACCCTTGTTTTTACAGGGCTTCGGCGTAGTGAGCTACTATCACTAAACTGGCAGAATATTGATTTTGGCAGCAACACAATAACTGTCCTAAATGGAAAAGGTAAAAAACAAAGAGTGGTTCCTATTACAGAACCGCTTATATCGGATTTATGGGCATATCTTCAAACCAGGCTTCCATTACATGACAATGCCGTATTTATTTCTGGCAATGGTACTCGCCTATCCACTACCCCACTTAACCAGCTCTTTAGACGTTACTTAAAATTGGCAGGTCTTACTGGCAAGGGCTATACTATCCATAAGTTACGACACAGCTATGGTACTTTGCTGCTGCAAAATGGAGCTGACCTTATCAGCATACAAAGCTTAATGGGGCATAATGATCTCAATACTACAAAGATTTATACTCATGTCGATATGAAGCACTTGAAGCAAGAAGTAAAGAAGTTTCCGTTAAGTATATAG
- a CDS encoding sugar-binding transcriptional regulator, which translates to MTNIADERKRLLIKVCNYYYIDGLNQQEISDKLGISRPQISRMLSQAKTEGIVNITIKNPYSEEEKYEKELIKTFGIQAAVVIDTAEAKQEEVNRCLGDSATVLLESMLKDNSVLGIMAGISMNSVSEEMVYFQRKNLSIVPLVGGWGPDGERWQANLNVSNIGEKLRCKYLQLNAPAFVASKKTRDALLEEPIISNVLDVARNSTVALVGIGQISENATIMRAGFFDNCEFNELKKNGAVASLCNSFINERGECIDFTASSRMIGITAEELKKITQVIAIASGDEKISAITAVLRGGWIDVLITNLSTAKEILKWHKLNPAK; encoded by the coding sequence ATGACAAATATTGCTGATGAACGCAAAAGGCTTTTAATAAAAGTCTGTAACTATTATTATATTGATGGTTTGAATCAACAAGAAATATCTGACAAGCTGGGAATCTCAAGGCCTCAAATTAGTAGGATGTTAAGTCAGGCAAAGACTGAAGGAATAGTGAATATAACAATAAAAAATCCTTACTCAGAAGAAGAAAAATATGAGAAGGAATTAATTAAAACTTTTGGAATACAGGCGGCTGTGGTTATTGACACGGCTGAAGCCAAGCAAGAGGAAGTTAATCGTTGTCTGGGTGATTCTGCGACAGTCTTGCTGGAATCTATGCTGAAAGACAACAGTGTCTTAGGCATTATGGCCGGAATATCAATGAATTCAGTTAGCGAAGAAATGGTTTATTTTCAGCGTAAAAATCTGAGTATTGTTCCTCTGGTTGGCGGATGGGGTCCTGATGGAGAACGGTGGCAGGCAAATTTAAATGTAAGTAATATTGGTGAAAAACTCAGATGTAAATATCTGCAACTAAATGCACCTGCATTTGTTGCGTCAAAAAAGACAAGAGATGCTTTGTTGGAAGAACCAATAATTTCTAATGTATTGGATGTTGCAAGGAATTCTACTGTTGCGTTAGTTGGTATTGGACAAATATCAGAAAATGCAACCATTATGAGAGCTGGTTTTTTTGATAATTGTGAGTTTAATGAGTTAAAGAAAAATGGTGCTGTGGCAAGTTTGTGTAACTCATTTATAAATGAAAGAGGAGAATGTATTGATTTCACTGCTTCTTCAAGAATGATAGGGATTACGGCGGAAGAATTGAAAAAAATCACTCAAGTCATTGCTATTGCTTCTGGAGATGAAAAAATCAGTGCTATAACAGCAGTTTTAAGAGGTGGGTGGATAGATGTATTAATAACTAATCTATCAACTGCAAAGGAAATATTAAAATGGCACAAACTAAATCCTGCCAAATAG
- a CDS encoding SDR family NAD(P)-dependent oxidoreductase codes for MLEQPVNWGKMKAQLEGKVAVLFGASVGIGAATGRILAESGAKVVLASRNEESLNSLVKEIRSAGGTAVAAKTDVQSYEEVSAAVQMAVDCFGGVDIIVNNAGINIAPQPVELQEDAEFDRVINVNLKGVWYGMKAGIPEIRKRGGGAIVNVSSVGGLVGAPGLTPYCASKHGVIGLSKAAALDCASSGIRVNVIAPGAVDTAMFNDWQKDEEQRANFISLHPLGRVGKPYEIGAAIAWLASDAAAYITGAILPIDGGYIIP; via the coding sequence ATGTTAGAACAACCAGTGAATTGGGGCAAAATGAAGGCTCAATTAGAAGGAAAGGTAGCGGTGCTTTTTGGCGCAAGCGTTGGAATTGGTGCTGCAACTGGCAGAATCTTAGCAGAATCAGGAGCTAAGGTTGTTCTTGCCAGCAGAAATGAGGAATCTTTGAATTCTTTAGTTAAAGAAATTCGAAGTGCCGGTGGAACAGCAGTTGCAGCAAAAACAGATGTACAAAGTTATGAAGAGGTAAGTGCTGCCGTACAAATGGCTGTTGACTGTTTTGGAGGTGTAGATATTATAGTTAATAATGCCGGCATCAATATTGCACCACAACCGGTTGAATTACAGGAAGATGCAGAGTTTGACCGTGTCATCAATGTAAACCTCAAAGGGGTTTGGTATGGAATGAAAGCAGGAATACCTGAGATTCGCAAACGTGGTGGTGGAGCCATTGTTAATGTTTCTTCGGTAGGAGGCCTTGTGGGAGCCCCCGGATTAACTCCTTACTGTGCAAGCAAACATGGTGTTATCGGTCTTTCAAAAGCAGCTGCACTCGATTGTGCTTCTTCAGGCATCAGGGTTAATGTTATTGCACCTGGAGCAGTGGATACGGCAATGTTTAATGACTGGCAAAAAGATGAAGAACAACGGGCGAACTTTATAAGTCTGCATCCTTTAGGAAGAGTAGGAAAACCTTATGAAATTGGCGCAGCAATTGCATGGCTTGCATCTGATGCCGCAGCTTATATTACCGGAGCGATTCTTCCAATCGACGGCGGATATATTATTCCGTAA
- a CDS encoding xylulokinase, with amino-acid sequence MDTFYQKSIKCQYVVGIDLGTTNLKAGLFNTEGALIAQSEAEFSISRPTNGLAEQDTEEWWNALKKVLKNLVSEVPDVCVSAIGICSQVGSHIFVDENGQALTKVILWQDQRCSEFVNQLNEKAVNYKDCLSTGYFVDTTAIVARAEWARIKEPEIWNKTRYILSPKDYLNSRLTGNFATDALSQYGIVDDSGVYYKGILELVPNIANVLPPVLDFRSKLGKMRKMNDEKLDAAFGNAIVAVGTMDAYGNLYGSGATSHGDGIEVSGTCEIVGVLSEEVHPTAGVVTFPPVDNLYFHAGPTKSGGSAMQWFAGEMGITVAEMVKLAELAPAGSNGLIFLPYLEGERAPIWDDEVRGVFFGVSAEHKREHFCRAVIEGIAYSARHLLEEIEKSCGFNTNSLRISGGSSRDALCCQIRADISNRTIEKIHVRQSGVLGAALIATVASGLAGDIRTAAADLVHIEQAYIPDSEVRTLYDHLYSIYRKLYPMLKPAFSELAKFRNFKQS; translated from the coding sequence ATGGATACATTCTATCAAAAATCAATAAAATGCCAATATGTAGTAGGTATTGACCTTGGAACAACAAATCTTAAAGCCGGACTCTTTAATACTGAGGGAGCACTTATTGCACAAAGCGAAGCGGAGTTTTCCATCAGCCGTCCTACAAATGGATTAGCAGAACAAGACACGGAAGAATGGTGGAATGCCCTGAAAAAAGTTTTAAAAAATCTAGTTTCAGAGGTGCCTGATGTATGCGTTTCAGCTATAGGTATATGCAGTCAGGTAGGCAGTCATATTTTTGTTGATGAAAATGGTCAAGCTCTAACAAAGGTGATTCTTTGGCAGGATCAGAGATGTTCAGAATTTGTTAATCAACTCAATGAAAAGGCTGTAAACTATAAAGACTGCTTATCGACGGGTTATTTTGTTGATACGACAGCAATTGTAGCAAGGGCAGAGTGGGCGAGAATCAAAGAACCTGAGATTTGGAATAAGACGAGGTATATACTATCACCAAAGGATTACCTTAATTCACGACTTACAGGTAATTTTGCAACAGATGCATTAAGTCAGTACGGGATTGTTGATGATAGTGGTGTTTATTATAAAGGAATACTTGAACTTGTTCCTAATATAGCAAATGTATTGCCACCAGTACTGGACTTTCGCAGTAAACTCGGAAAAATGCGCAAGATGAATGATGAAAAGTTAGATGCGGCATTTGGAAATGCAATAGTTGCAGTTGGGACTATGGATGCATATGGAAACCTGTATGGTTCAGGTGCTACTTCTCATGGCGATGGTATAGAGGTTTCGGGAACGTGTGAAATTGTTGGAGTATTATCTGAGGAAGTACATCCAACAGCGGGTGTTGTTACATTTCCGCCTGTTGATAACCTTTATTTTCATGCCGGACCTACAAAATCAGGAGGTTCTGCAATGCAATGGTTTGCCGGAGAGATGGGAATAACTGTGGCAGAAATGGTTAAATTAGCTGAGCTGGCACCTGCAGGCAGTAATGGATTGATTTTTTTGCCTTACCTCGAAGGAGAGCGAGCTCCAATTTGGGATGATGAAGTACGCGGTGTATTTTTTGGAGTTTCGGCAGAGCATAAACGTGAGCATTTTTGTCGGGCGGTAATTGAAGGTATCGCTTATTCCGCAAGGCACCTTTTAGAAGAAATTGAAAAATCTTGCGGCTTTAATACTAATTCCTTAAGAATCAGCGGCGGGTCTTCGCGAGATGCTCTTTGCTGCCAAATACGCGCAGATATTAGTAACAGGACGATTGAAAAGATTCATGTCAGGCAAAGCGGTGTATTAGGGGCGGCATTAATTGCTACGGTAGCTTCTGGACTTGCAGGTGATATAAGAACTGCTGCGGCAGATTTGGTTCATATTGAGCAAGCATATATACCTGACAGTGAAGTAAGAACATTATATGATCATCTATACTCAATTTATCGTAAGTTATATCCGATGTTAAAACCTGCTTTTTCTGAATTAGCTAAATTTAGAAATTTTAAGCAGAGTTAA
- a CDS encoding DMT family transporter, with translation MNSEGSKKMSKSTLKGAIVILFASALFGTLGTVTGLAYQNGMAPASFAAWREAIGTIMMFILLALGIGRPAKEERIPFSKVSGREKRNVCIAAVAFMTFSLAIFYAFGLVTVALALLIFYTYPAFVTIIGGITGKETITASKIGALIMALGGGVLVVVGQLIGSPVQVRVLGIILAIVAALADTVYFTVGRDGYPSIPPAYATIFFLFAGAIVFGIIALVTGGIESLTVPFHKPSLLPILAFAGVFGAAIPTIMILSGIRMIGASRASILALFEPVVGVVLASIVLGQKMFLIQIIGGVLVLGAAVVLQLAPEPKAIEKSTQPKSPKV, from the coding sequence ATGAATAGTGAAGGTAGCAAAAAAATGAGTAAGTCAACACTCAAGGGAGCAATTGTCATTTTATTTGCATCAGCTTTGTTTGGAACATTAGGTACGGTTACAGGGCTTGCATATCAAAATGGCATGGCTCCGGCATCATTTGCCGCATGGAGAGAAGCAATAGGTACAATTATGATGTTTATATTACTTGCTTTAGGCATAGGACGTCCGGCAAAAGAAGAACGAATCCCCTTTAGCAAAGTATCCGGAAGAGAAAAACGCAATGTTTGTATAGCAGCGGTAGCCTTCATGACCTTTAGTCTGGCAATTTTTTATGCTTTTGGATTGGTTACGGTAGCACTTGCACTACTAATCTTTTATACTTATCCTGCATTTGTAACTATAATTGGAGGTATAACGGGAAAAGAGACTATTACAGCATCAAAAATCGGAGCTCTGATTATGGCTCTGGGCGGCGGAGTGTTAGTTGTAGTTGGACAATTAATTGGTAGTCCAGTTCAAGTAAGAGTATTAGGTATTATTCTTGCAATTGTTGCTGCTTTAGCAGACACGGTTTATTTTACTGTTGGACGTGATGGATACCCCAGTATTCCACCGGCGTACGCAACTATCTTTTTTCTCTTTGCCGGTGCTATCGTATTTGGGATAATTGCATTAGTTACAGGAGGTATAGAGTCATTGACAGTACCATTTCATAAGCCATCTCTTTTGCCAATTCTTGCTTTTGCAGGGGTTTTCGGGGCAGCTATACCTACAATTATGATTCTGTCGGGAATAAGAATGATTGGTGCATCAAGAGCATCCATCCTGGCTCTGTTTGAACCTGTTGTTGGAGTTGTACTTGCATCTATTGTACTTGGTCAAAAAATGTTTTTGATTCAGATAATAGGAGGAGTGCTGGTATTAGGTGCTGCCGTTGTTTTACAGCTTGCTCCAGAACCCAAGGCGATTGAGAAATCAACTCAACCCAAATCGCCAAAGGTCTAG
- the trpA gene encoding tryptophan synthase subunit alpha, whose protein sequence is MNLLDVKFSKLKKKNEGALIAYFPLGEVGFNTIELARTYIDNGVDILEIGFPVETPYLDGKVVSDSMKRILNNDFEVQGFFDEIKKIRREFKDQPLEVFAYTSVFEQISMEDFLSLCENSGVDSVLFVGADNLKMKELSTVIPPSIYNLWFVPYNYSEDYINEVKDSAKGYIFLQATDGVTGARNELESGLKDIIRETKKKLDNIPICPGFGISNADHCKQIKEMGADGVIIGSSLLKFLVTHSLEETGSFIKELKSALK, encoded by the coding sequence ATGAATTTACTTGATGTAAAATTTAGCAAATTAAAGAAAAAAAATGAAGGAGCTTTGATAGCATATTTCCCTTTGGGAGAAGTTGGTTTTAATACGATAGAACTGGCCAGAACATATATTGACAATGGTGTGGATATACTGGAAATAGGTTTTCCTGTTGAAACCCCATATCTTGATGGAAAAGTTGTATCTGATTCTATGAAAAGGATATTAAACAACGACTTCGAAGTACAGGGGTTTTTTGATGAGATTAAAAAAATTAGAAGAGAATTTAAGGATCAACCATTAGAAGTGTTTGCGTATACAAGTGTATTTGAGCAAATCAGTATGGAGGATTTTCTTTCATTGTGTGAAAATAGTGGTGTTGACTCAGTGCTGTTTGTAGGTGCGGATAATTTAAAAATGAAGGAGTTGAGTACTGTTATACCTCCTTCGATATATAATTTATGGTTTGTTCCATATAACTATTCTGAGGACTATATAAATGAGGTAAAGGATTCAGCAAAAGGATATATTTTTTTACAGGCGACTGATGGTGTAACTGGTGCAAGAAATGAATTGGAATCGGGGTTAAAGGATATAATACGAGAAACAAAGAAAAAACTGGATAATATTCCTATTTGTCCGGGATTTGGAATTTCAAATGCTGATCATTGCAAACAAATAAAAGAGATGGGAGCAGATGGTGTCATTATCGGTAGTTCATTATTAAAGTTTCTTGTTACGCATTCATTAGAAGAAACAGGAAGTTTTATTAAAGAATTAAAAAGCGCGTTGAAATAA